From Prochlorococcus marinus XMU1419, a single genomic window includes:
- a CDS encoding aldo/keto reductase, whose translation MIINSQKRSFGRGAKVSLFTLGTMRATESLEKMYSIIKNAYYVGINHIETAPSYGDAESLIGNSIKKLAIEEHIKEKNWVITSKVLPKGDFDFLKNNFKKSLKNLNREKINNLAIHGLNLKQHLDWVLAGEGKKFISWILENNLVDQVGFSSHGSYSLIKDAINCEVFTFCSLHLHYLDQSKIALAEEAIKKGMGVLAISPADKGGRLYSPSDILIEASKPFHPLELAYRFLLAKGITTLSLGATSKKDFEFAHKLRNSFEKLTKLEKSALNKIEEVSNERLNSTKCEQCRSCLPCPNEVPIPEILRLRNISIGYGQLEFSKERYNLIGKAGHWWEEKNSSFCQECNECVPKCPSKLDIPNLLKETHNLLNENPTKRLWG comes from the coding sequence ATGATTATTAATTCACAAAAAAGATCATTTGGTAGAGGGGCGAAAGTTAGCTTATTTACTTTAGGGACAATGCGAGCAACTGAAAGTCTCGAAAAAATGTATAGCATAATAAAAAATGCATATTATGTAGGAATTAACCATATAGAAACAGCTCCCTCTTATGGTGATGCCGAATCACTTATTGGAAATTCAATAAAAAAATTAGCAATAGAAGAGCATATAAAAGAAAAAAATTGGGTGATTACTTCCAAAGTTTTACCAAAGGGTGATTTTGACTTTTTAAAAAATAATTTTAAAAAGTCTCTTAAAAATTTAAATCGCGAGAAAATTAATAATCTTGCAATTCACGGACTCAATCTAAAACAACATCTAGATTGGGTTCTTGCTGGAGAGGGCAAAAAATTCATATCTTGGATACTTGAGAATAATCTAGTTGATCAAGTTGGTTTTAGTTCTCACGGAAGTTATTCACTAATTAAAGATGCAATTAACTGTGAAGTTTTTACCTTTTGTAGTCTTCATTTACATTATTTAGATCAATCTAAGATTGCTTTAGCAGAGGAAGCCATAAAAAAAGGTATGGGAGTTTTAGCAATATCCCCTGCTGATAAAGGCGGTAGATTGTATTCTCCAAGTGATATTTTGATAGAGGCCTCTAAGCCTTTTCATCCATTAGAATTAGCATATCGATTTTTGCTAGCAAAAGGCATTACAACTTTATCCTTGGGGGCGACAAGCAAAAAAGATTTTGAATTTGCGCATAAACTTAGAAACTCATTCGAGAAGCTTACAAAACTTGAAAAAAGCGCCCTGAATAAAATTGAGGAAGTTTCTAATGAAAGATTAAACTCAACCAAATGTGAACAATGTAGATCTTGTCTCCCATGTCCAAATGAAGTGCCTATTCCAGAAATACTTCGTTTAAGAAATATATCTATTGGTTATGGCCAATTAGAATTTTCAAAAGAAAGATACAATTTAATAGGAAAAGCTGGCCACTGGTGGGAAGAAAAAAATTCCTCATTTTGTCAAGAATGTAATGAATGTGTTCCTAAATGTCCTAGTAAATTAGATATACCAAATTTATTAAAGGAAACTCATAACTTATTAAATGAAAATCCTACAAAAAGATTATGGGGATAA
- a CDS encoding heme o synthase, whose translation MNSSNLENFNYNSPTRDEVVPSRKRLTLPPWLEVAKPRLIPLLLATTLGGMALTEEWPLSSPKLICTLGGGALAAAAAGALNCLWEMELDKRMTRTSRRALPAGKLSSETVFLAAVSCTLAASMLLVSGVNYLAAGLTLLGLFSYVILYTVILKPRTTKNIVFGGVAGAIPPLVGASAATGHVGLSGWWLFGLVMLWTPAHFWALAILLKDDYASVGIPMLPSVKGSVFTAKAISRYGWATVLMSILGVFALPEGGLLYGIMLLPFNGRLLQLINELKKSPDDLSRAKSLFRWSILYMFGICLLLLISRTQLSVEFEQQSMQIFLSIISLLSN comes from the coding sequence ATGAACAGTAGTAACTTAGAAAACTTTAACTATAATTCTCCAACTAGGGATGAAGTTGTACCTTCAAGAAAAAGATTAACTTTGCCACCTTGGCTTGAAGTAGCAAAACCTAGATTAATCCCGCTTTTATTGGCAACAACTTTGGGAGGAATGGCTTTAACAGAGGAATGGCCTTTGTCTTCGCCAAAACTTATCTGTACTTTAGGAGGAGGCGCTTTGGCAGCAGCAGCAGCAGGAGCTCTTAATTGTTTGTGGGAAATGGAATTAGACAAGAGGATGACAAGAACTAGCAGAAGAGCCTTGCCAGCTGGAAAGTTATCATCTGAGACTGTATTTTTAGCTGCTGTATCATGTACTTTGGCAGCTTCGATGCTTTTAGTAAGTGGTGTAAATTATTTGGCTGCGGGTCTAACTCTTCTTGGGTTATTTAGCTACGTCATTTTATATACAGTTATTTTGAAACCTCGTACAACTAAAAACATTGTTTTCGGAGGAGTTGCTGGTGCGATTCCACCCTTAGTTGGAGCATCTGCTGCCACAGGGCATGTAGGGCTTAGTGGTTGGTGGTTGTTTGGTTTAGTAATGTTATGGACCCCAGCTCATTTTTGGGCACTTGCAATTCTTTTGAAGGATGATTACGCATCTGTTGGTATCCCTATGCTCCCTTCTGTTAAAGGATCTGTTTTTACTGCCAAGGCGATTTCTCGTTACGGATGGGCAACAGTTTTAATGAGTATTTTGGGAGTCTTTGCTTTACCTGAAGGTGGTCTCTTATACGGAATTATGTTATTGCCATTTAATGGAAGACTTTTGCAATTAATAAATGAATTAAAGAAATCTCCTGATGATCTTTCAAGAGCAAAGTCTCTTTTTAGGTGGTCTATTTTATATATGTTTGGTATTTGTCTTTTGTTATTAATTTCCAGAACCCAACTATCCGTAGAATTTGAGCAGCAATCTATGCAAATATTTTTATCTATAATATCCCTGCTTAGTAATTAA
- a CDS encoding ABC transporter permease gives MELQQYNLFFLYQETFALTKRLFIQLKRRPSTLLAGILQPIIWLFLFGALFSKAPEGFLPGVDSYGNFLGAGLIVFTAFSGALNSGLPLMFDREFGFLNRLLVAPLTSRLSIVLSSFFYITILSFVQSIVIMVVSYILGYGWPNLYGLGIVFTTLILLVLFVTSISLCLAFVLPGHIELIALIFVINLPLLFASTALAPISFMPNWLGWLASLNPLTFAIEPIRTAYTETMNLDLVALHAPYGDLTCKSCISILFSLTVFSLVIIRPLLNRKLN, from the coding sequence ATGGAATTACAACAGTATAATTTATTTTTTTTATATCAAGAAACATTTGCCTTAACAAAGAGGTTATTTATTCAACTAAAAAGAAGACCATCAACTCTTTTAGCAGGAATATTACAACCCATAATTTGGCTTTTTTTATTTGGAGCACTGTTCTCTAAAGCTCCTGAAGGTTTTTTACCAGGAGTTGATTCTTATGGGAACTTTTTAGGGGCGGGACTTATTGTTTTTACTGCTTTTAGCGGGGCCCTAAACTCTGGTCTCCCTTTAATGTTTGATAGAGAGTTTGGATTTCTTAATAGATTACTTGTGGCTCCTTTAACTAGTAGATTATCCATAGTTTTATCTTCTTTTTTTTACATAACAATCCTGAGCTTTGTTCAGAGTATTGTAATAATGGTTGTTTCATATATTTTGGGTTATGGATGGCCAAACTTATATGGTTTAGGAATTGTTTTTACAACACTAATTTTATTAGTTCTTTTTGTGACATCAATAAGTTTATGTTTAGCGTTTGTTTTGCCAGGACATATTGAATTAATCGCTCTTATATTTGTAATAAACTTACCTCTTCTTTTCGCAAGCACTGCTTTAGCTCCAATCTCTTTTATGCCAAATTGGCTAGGTTGGTTAGCCTCATTAAATCCATTAACATTTGCGATTGAACCTATTAGGACTGCTTATACAGAAACTATGAATTTAGATCTAGTGGCTTTACATGCCCCATATGGTGATTTAACTTGTAAGAGTTGTATATCAATTTTATTTTCCTTAACAGTTTTTTCCTTGGTTATCATAAGGCCTCTGTTAAATAGAAAGTTAAATTAA
- the ctaD gene encoding cytochrome c oxidase subunit I: MTISIDPQKANNESLQPKGWLRYFSFSLDHKVIGIQYLVCGFLFYLIGGTLASAIRIELSSPMSDFMPRDVYNQVLTLHGTIMIFLWIVPVVNGAFGNYLIPFYVGARDMAFPRLNAVAFWLIPPSGLMLVASYFVDGAAQAGWTAYPPLSITTPQSGQIIWILSVLLLGGSSIFGGINFIATIIKLRRPGLKLMQLPMYCWAMLGTSLLVVLSTPVLAGTLILLSFDIIANTGFFNPVLGGNVVVYQHLFWFYSHPAVYIMVLPAFGLVSEILPVHARKPLFGYTTMVFSIMGIVVLGLVVWAHHMFTSGTPPWMRLFFTIATAFIAVPTGIKFFNWVATLWGGKISINSAMLFSCGFIINFVFGGITGVALAQVPFDIHVHDTYFVVAHFHYIVYGGTVFIIFSSIYHWFPKVTGKMLNEKFGILHFIITFIGFNLCFAPQHWLGLNGMPRRVAEYDPQFQFVNQISSLGALLMAISTIPFLINVFLSLRNGKDAGDNPWNALTPEWLTSSPPPVENWEGEAPLVEEPYGYGKEISELK, encoded by the coding sequence ATGACAATATCAATTGATCCACAAAAAGCTAATAATGAAAGTCTACAACCTAAAGGATGGCTTAGATACTTTAGTTTTAGCCTTGATCATAAAGTAATTGGTATTCAATACTTGGTTTGTGGTTTTCTCTTTTATTTAATAGGAGGAACCTTAGCGAGCGCTATAAGAATTGAACTCTCCAGCCCAATGTCTGATTTCATGCCAAGAGATGTTTATAACCAAGTTTTAACTTTACACGGAACAATAATGATATTCCTTTGGATAGTGCCTGTAGTTAACGGTGCTTTTGGAAATTATTTAATTCCATTTTATGTAGGTGCGAGAGATATGGCATTCCCAAGATTAAATGCCGTAGCTTTTTGGTTAATTCCTCCTTCAGGTTTGATGCTGGTAGCAAGCTATTTTGTTGATGGTGCTGCTCAGGCTGGATGGACTGCTTATCCACCTTTGAGCATAACTACTCCTCAATCAGGACAAATTATTTGGATTCTGAGCGTTCTATTGCTTGGAGGCAGTTCTATATTTGGTGGAATAAACTTTATCGCGACCATTATCAAATTAAGAAGGCCAGGCTTAAAACTTATGCAATTGCCAATGTATTGTTGGGCAATGCTTGGAACAAGTCTATTAGTTGTTTTATCAACTCCTGTATTAGCTGGCACTTTAATTCTACTCAGCTTCGATATCATAGCTAATACAGGGTTTTTCAATCCTGTCTTGGGTGGCAATGTCGTAGTTTATCAGCATTTATTTTGGTTTTATTCTCATCCAGCTGTATACATTATGGTCCTTCCTGCCTTTGGTTTAGTTAGTGAAATACTTCCCGTACATGCTAGAAAACCACTTTTTGGATATACAACAATGGTTTTTTCAATAATGGGGATAGTAGTTTTAGGTTTAGTAGTTTGGGCCCATCACATGTTTACGAGTGGAACGCCCCCTTGGATGAGATTGTTCTTTACTATTGCCACGGCATTTATTGCTGTTCCAACAGGTATAAAATTTTTCAATTGGGTTGCAACATTATGGGGAGGTAAAATTTCCATCAATAGTGCAATGTTATTCTCTTGCGGATTTATTATAAATTTTGTTTTTGGAGGTATCACAGGAGTTGCTTTGGCACAGGTACCTTTCGATATTCATGTACATGATACATATTTTGTTGTAGCCCATTTTCATTACATAGTTTATGGAGGGACTGTTTTTATTATTTTCTCTTCAATTTATCATTGGTTCCCCAAAGTAACTGGAAAAATGCTAAATGAAAAATTTGGAATTTTACATTTTATCATTACCTTTATTGGATTTAACTTGTGCTTTGCTCCTCAACATTGGCTTGGTTTAAATGGAATGCCAAGAAGAGTTGCTGAATATGATCCTCAATTCCAGTTCGTTAATCAAATTAGTAGCCTTGGGGCTCTTTTGATGGCTATAAGTACAATTCCTTTTTTAATAAATGTATTCCTTAGTTTGAGGAATGGAAAAGATGCTGGAGATAACCCTTGGAATGCTCTTACACCTGAATGGTTAACATCTTCTCCACCTCCAGTTGAAAATTGGGAAGGAGAAGCTCCATTAGTTGAAGAACCATATGGTTATGGTAAAGAAATTTCTGAACTAAAATAA
- a CDS encoding AbrB family transcriptional regulator has translation MLEGKELLEKAKLLSKKSEDEIAKGCGYVGPSGRILRKSFYKALIEAKGYKIGNGRQGKNGNRASRGRQTEFKTKVHGNGNLLIGHAYTKKLGLEPGQEFKIDLKKESKTIYLIPLN, from the coding sequence ATGCTAGAAGGAAAAGAACTTCTTGAAAAAGCAAAATTATTAAGTAAAAAATCTGAAGATGAGATAGCAAAAGGTTGTGGTTACGTAGGTCCTAGCGGAAGAATATTAAGAAAAAGTTTTTATAAAGCTCTTATTGAAGCTAAGGGTTACAAAATAGGAAATGGTCGTCAGGGGAAAAATGGTAATAGAGCTTCAAGAGGCAGACAGACAGAATTCAAAACTAAAGTTCATGGTAATGGAAACCTATTAATTGGTCATGCCTACACCAAAAAATTAGGTCTAGAACCTGGACAGGAATTTAAAATCGATCTTAAAAAAGAATCAAAAACAATTTATCTGATTCCATTAAATTAA
- a CDS encoding cytochrome c oxidase subunit 3 — MTTLDSSKEIQKNNSEAAETHEDFRMFGLITFLIADGMTFAGFFAAYLTYKAVNPLPDGAIYELELPIPTLNTILLLVSSATFHKAGKALLKDKNSESQKWLFFTAFLGILFLICQLFEYFHLPFGLTDNLFASTFYALTGFHGLHVTLGTLMILIIAWQSRIKGGRITSQNIFPLEAVELYWHFVDGIWVILFIILYLL, encoded by the coding sequence ATGACAACTCTAGATAGCTCAAAAGAAATTCAAAAAAACAATTCTGAAGCCGCTGAAACACATGAAGACTTTAGAATGTTTGGTCTTATAACTTTCCTAATTGCAGATGGAATGACTTTTGCTGGATTCTTCGCTGCCTATTTAACTTATAAAGCAGTAAATCCATTACCTGATGGTGCTATTTATGAATTAGAACTACCAATACCTACACTCAATACAATTTTGTTACTTGTTAGTAGTGCAACTTTCCATAAAGCAGGCAAAGCACTTTTAAAAGATAAAAACTCTGAATCCCAAAAATGGTTATTTTTTACTGCTTTTCTTGGAATTTTATTTTTAATATGTCAATTATTTGAATATTTTCATTTACCTTTTGGATTAACCGATAATTTATTTGCAAGTACTTTTTATGCTCTCACTGGTTTTCATGGATTACATGTCACTTTAGGTACTTTAATGATTTTAATTATTGCTTGGCAATCGAGAATCAAGGGCGGAAGAATAACTAGTCAAAATATTTTCCCTTTGGAAGCTGTTGAATTGTACTGGCATTTTGTAGATGGAATATGGGTTATTTTATTTATTATTTTGTATCTTTTATAA
- a CDS encoding riboflavin synthase, translated as MFTGIIQSVGKLRQEKNILEIEILDNLFDMAIGDSIAVDGICLTVKEIFQNKFTVDVSEETLKKTTLGIKSNLNQIVNLEPALRVSDRLGGHIVSGHVDGLGTVENIEKLEKSWLLSIKWKNNNFSKYVVNKGSICVNGISLTIAKYEQEGEIFTIAIIPHTWHNTNLNKLNIGDSVNLEADALIKYVEKLLLFNKNSNQDLSSNNISSEWLKENGW; from the coding sequence ATGTTTACAGGAATAATTCAATCAGTTGGAAAACTAAGACAAGAAAAAAATATTTTAGAAATTGAAATACTAGATAATTTATTTGATATGGCAATCGGTGACAGCATAGCTGTTGATGGAATTTGTTTGACAGTTAAAGAGATTTTTCAAAATAAATTTACTGTTGATGTTAGTGAGGAGACATTAAAAAAAACAACTTTAGGAATAAAGTCCAACCTGAATCAGATTGTAAATTTGGAGCCCGCTCTTAGGGTATCTGACCGTCTAGGAGGGCATATAGTCAGCGGACATGTTGATGGCCTAGGGACGGTAGAGAATATAGAAAAATTAGAGAAATCTTGGCTCTTATCAATAAAGTGGAAAAATAATAATTTTTCAAAATATGTAGTTAATAAAGGGAGTATTTGTGTAAATGGTATAAGTCTTACAATCGCAAAATATGAGCAGGAAGGAGAAATTTTCACTATTGCGATAATTCCTCATACTTGGCATAACACAAATCTAAATAAATTAAATATCGGTGACAGCGTAAACCTTGAGGCAGATGCACTAATTAAATATGTAGAGAAATTACTTTTATTTAATAAAAATAGTAATCAAGATTTATCTTCAAATAATATTTCTTCCGAGTGGCTTAAAGAAAACGGTTGGTAA
- a CDS encoding ABC transporter ATP-binding protein, protein MNYIKVQGLSKSYSDINALKNLSMEIEAGTLFGILGPNGAGKSTLIKILATLIEPDSGEVFINNINLIKNSRKIRELIGYVAQDIALDKILTGRELLDFQSDLYHINKNKKFERIKKLIDQLEMNDWIDRKCGTYSGGMKRRIDLAAGLLHLPQVLILDEPTVGLDIESRNIIWQLLKDLRNNGMTIILSSHYLDEIDKLADRLVIIDDGRVIAQGTPAELKNKLGGDRVTLKVREFSNHEEAKNICQILSSIDGISQIIINEAQGFSINFVADKEKDLLTKLKVELAFSKFEIFSLTQSQPSLDDVYLQATGKTLLDAEISMAGKRDLKKESKQSMR, encoded by the coding sequence ATGAATTATATAAAAGTTCAAGGGCTCTCAAAATCTTATTCAGATATCAATGCATTAAAAAATTTATCGATGGAAATTGAAGCTGGCACATTATTTGGAATACTAGGTCCAAATGGTGCTGGTAAATCTACTCTAATAAAAATACTCGCTACTTTAATAGAGCCTGATAGTGGAGAAGTTTTTATAAATAATATTAATCTGATAAAAAATTCAAGGAAAATTAGAGAGTTAATTGGTTATGTTGCCCAAGATATTGCACTTGATAAAATCTTAACGGGACGAGAACTTTTGGATTTTCAATCAGATTTATATCACATTAACAAAAACAAAAAATTTGAAAGGATAAAGAAATTAATAGATCAATTAGAAATGAATGATTGGATTGATCGTAAGTGCGGAACTTATTCTGGTGGAATGAAAAGAAGAATAGATCTGGCAGCTGGACTTTTACATTTGCCCCAAGTATTAATTTTGGATGAACCTACAGTTGGTTTAGATATTGAAAGTAGAAATATTATATGGCAACTTTTGAAAGATTTGAGAAATAATGGAATGACCATCATATTAAGCAGTCACTATCTTGATGAAATAGATAAATTGGCAGATAGATTAGTAATAATTGATGATGGAAGAGTTATAGCACAAGGGACTCCTGCAGAGCTCAAAAATAAATTAGGGGGAGATAGAGTAACTTTGAAAGTAAGAGAATTTAGTAATCACGAAGAAGCAAAAAATATATGTCAAATTTTATCTTCAATAGATGGAATTAGTCAGATTATCATAAATGAAGCTCAAGGTTTCTCGATAAATTTTGTAGCAGATAAAGAAAAAGATTTACTTACGAAACTCAAAGTGGAATTGGCCTTCTCAAAGTTTGAAATTTTTTCTCTAACGCAAAGTCAGCCAAGCTTGGATGATGTATATCTTCAGGCAACTGGGAAAACATTATTGGATGCCGAAATTTCTATGGCAGGGAAAAGAGATCTTAAAAAAGAATCAAAGCAATCAATGCGATAA
- the coxB gene encoding cytochrome c oxidase subunit II, whose protein sequence is MLNKNIYLILIISLVFAISFWIGFNVNLLPAEASINAPIYDELFKILFIIGLIIFIGMTIAVIYSLFKFRKRNDQIGDGIALEGNLSLEIVWTIIPSIIVLLIGLYSYNIYDRMGGMKELNHNHEMMSSNTEKIWAGISQTSDNEIAINNLSIEVSAMQFAFLFNYPKGNFISGELHVPVDQKISMKMESKDVIHAFWVPEFRIKQDIIPGQPTILNFTPTKVGKYPIICAELCGPYHGGMRASIIVEEESDYNEWFNKNKKPEVNL, encoded by the coding sequence TTGTTAAATAAAAACATTTATTTAATACTAATTATTTCGCTCGTTTTTGCTATATCTTTTTGGATTGGTTTTAATGTAAATTTGCTCCCAGCGGAAGCAAGTATTAATGCACCAATTTACGATGAACTTTTTAAAATTCTTTTCATTATTGGATTAATTATTTTTATAGGAATGACAATAGCAGTTATTTATAGCTTATTTAAATTTAGGAAAAGAAATGATCAGATAGGCGATGGTATAGCTTTAGAGGGAAATTTAAGCTTAGAAATTGTATGGACAATTATCCCTTCAATAATTGTTTTATTAATAGGTCTATATAGCTACAACATCTACGACCGAATGGGAGGGATGAAAGAACTAAATCATAACCATGAAATGATGAGTTCTAACACTGAAAAAATATGGGCTGGAATAAGTCAGACTTCTGATAATGAAATAGCAATAAATAATTTATCAATTGAAGTTTCAGCTATGCAATTTGCATTTCTATTCAATTATCCCAAGGGCAATTTCATATCAGGAGAACTACACGTTCCTGTTGATCAAAAAATATCAATGAAAATGGAATCCAAAGATGTCATTCATGCTTTTTGGGTACCAGAGTTCAGAATTAAGCAGGATATTATTCCTGGACAACCGACTATCCTAAATTTCACTCCTACAAAAGTAGGAAAATATCCGATAATTTGCGCAGAATTATGTGGCCCATATCATGGAGGAATGAGAGCTTCGATAATTGTTGAAGAAGAATCTGACTACAACGAATGGTTTAACAAAAACAAAAAACCAGAGGTAAATTTATGA
- a CDS encoding glycoprotein, with protein MLLKNHLIEVFKKASSENNILLKENIVLKWVHRFGIDSLNDLLIHTPALREYQHEEENQEQTTLMSEVDEAENQEQTTLMSEVDEAENQEQTTLMSEVDEAENQEQTTLMSEVDEAENQEQTTLMSEVDEAENQEQTKLHSSKTFENKEETKLELNRLKTSISDGIFSKDQNFNNIKQLSDNQKLPLPNIKNLRKWINKDKKAS; from the coding sequence ATGCTTTTAAAAAATCATCTAATAGAAGTTTTTAAAAAAGCCTCTTCAGAAAATAACATTTTGCTTAAAGAAAATATTGTTCTTAAGTGGGTGCATAGATTTGGTATTGATTCTTTAAATGATTTATTAATCCATACCCCAGCTCTAAGGGAATATCAGCATGAAGAAGAAAATCAAGAACAAACTACTTTAATGTCTGAAGTCGATGAAGCAGAAAATCAAGAACAAACTACTTTAATGTCTGAAGTCGATGAAGCAGAAAATCAAGAACAAACTACTTTAATGTCTGAAGTCGATGAAGCAGAAAATCAAGAACAAACTACTTTAATGTCTGAAGTCGATGAAGCAGAAAATCAAGAACAAACTACTTTAATGTCTGAAGTCGATGAAGCAGAAAATCAAGAACAAACTAAACTTCATTCATCAAAAACTTTTGAAAACAAAGAAGAAACAAAGTTGGAATTAAATCGTCTAAAAACTTCTATTAGTGATGGAATATTTAGCAAAGATCAAAATTTTAATAATATAAAACAACTTTCTGATAACCAGAAATTACCATTGCCTAATATTAAAAATTTAAGAAAGTGGATTAATAAGGATAAAAAAGCAAGTTAA
- a CDS encoding COX15/CtaA family protein codes for MINNQLYKSKYLTIFKRLGSHSVLALIALIVIGGATRVMEAGLACPDWPLCYGSFLPFNHMNLRVFLEWFHRLDAFLVGILILFKFSLSIIWKNEIPNWLPKTYSLLLFLVIVQGSFGALTVINLLDSYTVTGHLLIAFLLLITTISINQNLENDDIEEPLIWWRLLLLFPLLLTLIQSFIGVRLSSTWSAHICLSFNKQCLILNTHKLFAFPVAFSILLIIATAIYKRNLLNENWKYLSALIFLLFSQIALGVLSLKTNLNEPIFIIGHQLNASLFIAILTTLIFRNPFTKKGLDHSLNSQMVGINS; via the coding sequence TTGATTAATAACCAATTATATAAATCAAAATATCTGACAATTTTTAAAAGATTGGGAAGTCATAGCGTACTCGCACTTATCGCACTAATCGTTATTGGAGGTGCTACGAGAGTCATGGAGGCGGGACTTGCCTGCCCAGATTGGCCATTGTGTTATGGATCTTTTTTGCCTTTTAATCATATGAACCTAAGAGTATTTCTAGAGTGGTTTCATCGTCTAGATGCTTTTCTGGTTGGAATATTAATTCTTTTTAAATTTTCCCTTTCAATTATTTGGAAAAATGAAATTCCAAATTGGTTGCCTAAAACTTATTCATTATTACTTTTTCTAGTTATTGTCCAAGGATCTTTTGGAGCTTTAACAGTTATAAACCTGCTCGATTCATATACTGTTACTGGCCATCTTTTAATAGCTTTTCTACTTCTCATCACAACAATTTCAATAAATCAAAATTTAGAAAATGACGACATAGAAGAGCCATTAATTTGGTGGAGATTATTATTGCTTTTTCCTCTTTTACTTACTCTGATTCAATCTTTTATTGGAGTAAGGCTTTCATCAACTTGGTCAGCACATATTTGCTTATCTTTTAATAAACAATGTCTAATTCTAAATACTCATAAATTATTTGCTTTTCCAGTTGCTTTTTCAATTCTATTGATTATTGCTACTGCAATTTATAAGAGAAATTTGCTTAATGAAAATTGGAAATATCTTTCAGCACTTATTTTTCTCTTGTTTTCCCAAATTGCTTTGGGTGTTTTAAGTCTTAAAACAAATTTGAATGAACCTATTTTTATTATCGGTCATCAACTTAACGCCTCTTTATTTATTGCGATATTAACAACATTAATTTTTAGAAATCCTTTTACCAAAAAAGGCCTAGACCACTCCCTTAATTCTCAAATGGTTGGTATCAATTCATGA